A region of Rhodamnia argentea isolate NSW1041297 chromosome 9, ASM2092103v1, whole genome shotgun sequence DNA encodes the following proteins:
- the LOC115740916 gene encoding transcription factor MYB8-like: MGRAPCCSKVGLHRGPWSAKEDRLLIQYIQAHGEGHWKSMPKRAGLLRCGKSCRLRWMNYLRPDIKRGNVTPDEDDLIVRLHALLGNRWSLIAGRLPGRTDNEIKNYWNSHLSKRVRDHSHQRNSNNRGIKGPKKRKIVTAKVRSFTMKQKREMNNGTGETKMTKIKVHQPKPTRVSAVARNNSCNSLLRGSCVNNSKNNILEEGETAPSELLPQQLPPLVLQEDRINVGEKFYCYDHHQETTSSCDILIPTKEENDSMLQEMFEEYQELLKAEDRVQMETFVNSLLI; this comes from the exons atgggaagAGCTCCATGTTGCTCAAAGGTGGGTTTGCACAGAGGCCCGTGGTCTGCTAAGGAAGACAGGTTGCTCATTCAATATATTCAAGCTCATGGAGAAGGCCATTGGAAATCCATGCCTAAAAGAGCAG GATTGCTTAGATGTGGGAAGAGTTGCAGGCTAAGATGGATGAACTATCTCCGGCCCGACATCAAGCGCGGGAACGTAACCCCAGACGAGGACGACCTCATCGTCCGCCTCCACGCCCTGCTAGGCAACCGTTGGTCCCTCATAGCTGGGAGATTGCCGGGCCGGACCGACAACGAGATAAAGAACTACTGGAATTCCCATCTCAGCAAAAGAGTGCGGGATCATAGTCACCAAAGGAACTCTAATAATAGAGGCATTAAGGGGCCCAAAAAGAGGAAGATCGTCACCGCCAAGGTCAGGTCGTTCACCATGAAGCAGAAGCGAGAGATGAACAATGGAACTGGCGAGACGAAAATGACAAAGATCAAAGTGCATCAGCCAAAGCCTACAAGGGTTTCAGCTGTTGCGAGGAACAACAGTTGTAATAGTCTTCTGAGGGGGTCATGTGTCAACAACAGTAAAAATAACATTCTTGAAGAAGGCGAAACAGCTCCAAGCGAACTGCTTCCGCAACAACTCCCTCCATTGGTTTTACAAGAAGATCGTATCAATGTCGGCGAAAAGTTCTACTGTTATGATCATCATCAAGAAACGACAAGTTCATGCGACATCTTGATACCCACCAAGGAAGAGAACGACAGCATGTTGCAGGAGATGTTCGAGGAATACCAGGAGCTCCTGAAAGCCGAGGATCGCGTGCAGATGGAGACTTTTGTCAATTCCTTGTTGATTTGA
- the LOC115740844 gene encoding protein KINESIN LIGHT CHAIN-RELATED 1 encodes MPGLVSVKTPPDAPPPRISLPDPTPRSDPTPPKPASPLPQEAPSPSPSRSKFSPRKPPPESPSSVPNPALPDSSLDNPDLGPFLLKLARDTIASGDGPAKALDYAIRASKSFERCAADGEPSLDLAMSLHVLAAIYCSLGRFEEAVPALERAIQVPEPGRGPDHALASFSGYMQLGDTFSMLGLVDRSIGCYEQGLKIQIEALGETDPRVGETCRYLAEAHVQAMQFDKAEELSKRTLEIHRAHSEPASLEEAADRRLMALICEAKGDFESALEHLVLASMAMIANGQDNEVAAIDVSIGNIYLSLCRFDESVFSYQKALTVFKSSKGDNHPSVASVYVRLADLYHRTGKLRESKSYCENALRIYSKPLPGTTAEEIACGLTEISAIYESVDEPEEALKLLQKAMKLLEDKPGQQSSIAGIEARMGVMFYMIGRYEEARSSFENAVTKLRASGERKSAFFGVVLNQMGLACVQLFKIDEAAELFEEARSILEQECGPCHQDTLGVYSNLAATYDAMGRVEDAIEILEYVLKLREEKLGIANPDFEDEQGRLSELLKEAGRSRNRKAKSLENLIDPNSKRTKKEGPKRWPGLGFRI; translated from the exons ATGCCCGGCCTCGTCTCCGTCAAAACCCCGCCCGATGCGCCGCCCCCGCGCATCTCCCTCCCCGACCCCACCCCGAGATCAGACCCGACCCCTCCCAAGCCCGCCTCCCCTCTTCCCCAGGAAGCcccctccccttccccttcccgcTCCAAGTTCTCGCCCAGGAAGCCCCCGCCGGAGTCCCCGAGCTCCGTCCCCAACCCCGCCCTGCCCGATTCCTCGCTCGACAACCCGGATCTTGGGCCCTTCCTCCTCAAGCTCGCCCGCGACACCATCGCCTCCGGCGATGGCCCCGCCAAGGCCCTCGACTACGCGATCCGGGCGTCCAAGTCGTTCGAGCGGTGCGCCGCCGACGGCGAGCCCAGCCTCGACCTGGCTATGAGCCTGCACGTGCTGGCGGCCATCTACTGCAGCTTGGGCCGGTTCGAGGAGGCCGTCCCGGCGCTGGAGCGCGCGATCCAAGTTCCCGAGCCGGGGCGCGGCCCCGATCACGCGCTCGCCTCTTTCTCCGGGTATATGCAGCTAGGGGACACGTTCTCGATGCTGGGCCTGGTTGATCGGTCCATTGGGTGTTATGAGCAAGGGCTGAAGATACAGATTGAGGCACTGGGTGAGACAGATCCGAGAGTGGGCGAGACTTGCAG GTACTTAGCTGAGGCCCATGTCCAAGCAATGCAGTTTGATAAAGCAGAAGAGTTGTCCAAGAGAACTCTTGAAATCCATCGGGCGCATAGCGAACCAGCATCTCTTGAAGAAGCGGCTGATCGCCGGCTCATGGCTCTAATATGTGAGGCAAAGGGAGACTTTGAGTCTGCTCTTGAGCACCTTGTCCTTGCCAGCATGGCAATGATTGCAAATGGACAGGACAATGAGGTTGCTGCAATCGATGTTAGCATCGGCAACATTTACCTTTCACTTTGTCGTTTTGACGAGTCTGTGTTTTCTTACCAGAAGGCCCTTACTGTCTTCAAATCATCCAAAGGTGACAACCACCCTTCAGTTGCCTCTGTTTATGTACGTCTTGCAGATCTGTATCATCGGACAGGAAAATTACGTGAGTCTAAATCTTATTGTGAAAATGCCCTCCGAATTTATTCCAAACCCTTGCCGGGAACTACAGCAGAAGAAATTGCTTGTGGGTTGACTGAAATTTCAGCAATTTATGAGTCTGTGGATGAGCCTGAGGAGGCGCTTAAGCTCTTGCAGAAGGCTATGAAATTGTTGGAGGACAAGCCCGGACAGCAGAGCAGTATTGCAGGAATAGAAGCAAGGATGGGAGTGATGTTTTACATGATTGGGAGGTATGAAGAAGCACGAAGCTCCTTTGAAAATGCTGTGACTAAACTTAGGGCCAGTGGGGAGAGGAAGTCGGCCTTCTTTGGGGTTGTATTGAACCAGATGGGATTAGCTTGTGTGCAGTTGTTCAAGATTGATGAGGCTGCTGAATTGTTTGAAGAAGCAAGGAGTATTCTTGAACAAGAGTGCGGCCCTTGTCATCAGGATACACTTGGGGTGTATAGCAATCTTGCCGCAACATATGATGCAATGGGAAG AGTTGAGGATGCAATTGAAATCTTGGAGTATGTGCTCAaattgagagaggaaaaactTGGCATAGCTAATCCTGATTTTGAAGACGAGCAGGGTAGATTATCTGAACTGCTTAAAGAAGCTGGAAGGTCTCGCAATAGAAAAGCCAAATCTCTAGAAAACCTCATTGACCCCAACTCGAAGAGGACGAAGAAAGAAGGTCCTAAGAGGTGGCCTGGCTTGGGCTTTAGGATCTAA
- the LOC115740789 gene encoding bidirectional sugar transporter SWEET4: MVSADAARTAVGVLGNAIALFLFLSPTPTFIRIWKKGSVEQYSPVPYLATLINCMVWVLYGLPMVHPHSTLVVTINSAGTLIELVYIILFLFHSDRQKRLWVAAAVLVELIFISALAALVLTSVHSHQQRSMVVGIVCMVFNVMMYASPLSVMKLVITTKSVEFMPFFLSLASFANGLCWTAYALIRFDVFIAAPNGLGSLFGLAQLILYATYYKSTKQQAAARKLKEMSLSEVAVNNGGD, from the exons ATGGTTTCTGCAGATGCTGCCCGTACAGCAGTCGGCGTCTTGG gAAATGCGATCGCGCTCTTCTTGTTTCTATCGCCGAC GCCAACGTTCATCCGGATATGGAAGAAGGGCTCGGTGGAGCAGTACTCGCCCGTGCCGTACCTGGCCACCCTCATCAACTGCATGGTGTGGGTTCTGTACGGCCTCCCCATGGTCCACCCCCACAGCACCCTCGTCGTCACCATCAACAGCGCAGGGACCCTCATCGAGCTCGTCTACAtaatcctcttcctcttccactCCGACCGGCAGAAGAGGCTCTGGGTGGCGGCGGCAGTGCTTGTCGAGCTCATCTTCATCTCGGCCCTCGCGGCCCTGGTCCTGACCTCGGTCCACTCCCACCAGCAGAGGTCCATGGTTGTCGGGATCGTGTGCATGGTGTTTAACGTCATGATGTACGCCTCGCCGTTGTCCGTCATG AAACTGGTGATAACGACGAAGAGCGTGGAGTTCATGCCCTTCTTCTTGTCCCTCGCTTCTTTTGCCAACGGCCTGTGCTGGACTGCTTACGCCCTCATCCGATTTGATGTCTTCATTGCt GCTCCTAATGGGCTCGGGTCACTGTTCGGGCTGGCCCAACTGATCCTGTATGCCACATACTACAAGTCCACAAAGCAACAAGCGGCTGCCAGAAAGCTCAAGGAGATGAGCTTATCGGAAGTGGCGGTGAATAATGGAGGAGACTGA